In Mustelus asterias unplaced genomic scaffold, sMusAst1.hap1.1 HAP1_SCAFFOLD_3218, whole genome shotgun sequence, the following are encoded in one genomic region:
- the LOC144490377 gene encoding muscarinic acetylcholine receptor M1-like, whose amino-acid sequence MNLSSLRPPLSQANSSHDPLGGHRVWEVVLITLVTASLSLVTVIGNILVLLSFKYNQRLKTVNNYFLLSLAYADLIIGVLSMNLYTSYIVMGRWPLGSVACDIWLALDYVASNASVMNLLVISFDRYFSVTRPLTYRAKRTPRKAISMIVLAWSISFILWAPAILFWQYIVGQRVLEPGRCSIQFLSVPIITFCTAMAAFYLPVTIMTVLYWYIYRETKRRTKQLAALQGTGHSSKQAAAGSRHGIDSRQGPSVSEGAQRHSEKDGDSSSLIRNLPLQLCADLERDDSGSEDKAWPDPGTPAAGGKPGSKGTPSPCCLRIQMALTKPDRRKIFSADTTDAAVSVRRMAPGGGESGQELELEERSLANHGLAARAGRGTSPREPDTPPSASLLPKGTPLAACSTPNDQSHVAERKRTIIKETKAAKTLSAILLAFIVTWTPYNIMVLVSAFCQGCVPTGLWHLGYWLCYINSTVNPMCYALCNREFRITFRLLLLCHWDSWKFSLNAAKRKVVPS is encoded by the coding sequence ATGAACCTTTCGAGTCTGCGGCCTCCGCTTTCTCAGGCGAACTCCAGCCACGACCCGCTGGGTGGTCACCGGGTCTGGGAGGTGGTGCTGATCACGCTGGTGACGGCCAGCCTGTCCTTGGTGACGGTCATCGGAAACATCCTGGTGCTCCTGTCCTTCAAGTACAACCAGCGGCTGAAGACGGTGAATAACTATTTTCTCCTGAGCTTGGCCTACGCCGACCTGATCATCGGCGTTCTGTCCATGAACCTTTACACCAGCTACATTGTCATGGGCCGCTGGCCTTTGGGCAGCGTGGCCTGCGATATCTGGCTTGCCTTGGATTACGTCGCCAGCAATGCTTCCGTCATGAACCTCCTGGTGATCAGTTTCGACCGGTACTTCTCCGTCACTCGCCCACTGACTTACCGAGCCAAGCGAACACCGAGGAAAGCCATCAGCATGATTGTGCTGGCCTGGAGTATCTCCTTTATCCTCTGGGCTCCTGCCATTTTGTTCTGGCAGTACATCGTGGGCCAGCGGGTGCTGGAACCTGGTCGCTGCTCCATCCAATTTCTCTCGGTTCCCATCATCACTTTCTGCACAGCCATGGCCGCCTTCTACCTGCCTGTTACCATCATGACCGTCCTGTACTGGTACATCTACCGAGAGACCAAACGGCGCACCAAGCAACTGGCCGCCCTCCAGGGAACGGGGCACAGCTCGAAGCAGGCAGCCGCGGGCAGCCGCCACGGCATTGACAGCCGCCAGGGGCCCAGCGTCTCGGAGGGAGCTCAGCGTCACTCCGAGAAGGACGGGGACTCCTCCAGCTTAATCAGGAATCTCCCGCTCCAGCTCTGCGCGGACCTGGAGCGGGACGACAGCGGCTCCGAGGACAAAGCCTGGCCAGATCCGGGCACCCCTGCGGCAGGCGGCAAACCAGGGTCGAAGGGAACGCCGTCACCCTGCTGCCTGCGGATTCAGATGGCTTTGACCAAACCCGACAGGCGGAAGATCTTCTCGGCCGACACCACGGACGCTGCCGTCTCTGTCAGGAGGATGGCGCCGGGAGGCGGCGAGTCGGGGCAAGAACTGGAGCTGGAGGAACGCAGCCTGGCCAACCACGGGCTGGCGGCCAGAGCAGGCAGGGGCACGTCGCCCAGGGAGCCCGACACACCGCCCTCCGCCTCCCTCCTGCCCAAGGGCACACCTTTGGCTGCTTGCTCCACTCCCAACGACCAGAGCCACGTGGCTGAGAGGAAGCGGACCATCATTAAGGAAACAAAAGCTGCCAAAACACTGTCCGCCATCCTGCTGGCTTTCATAGTCACCTGGACTCCGTACAACATCATGGTGCTGGTGTCCGCGTTCTGTCAGGGCTGCGTTCCGACTGGGCTCTGGCATTTGGGATACTGGCTGTGTTATATTAACAGCACCGTGAATCCGATGTGCTACGCCCTGTGTAACAGAGAGTTCCGTATCACCTTCAGGCTGCTGCTGCTCTGTCACTGGGACAGTTGGAAATTCAGCCTGAATGCAGCAAAGAGGAAAGTTGTACCTTCCTAG